One Psychrobacillus glaciei genomic region harbors:
- the mtnW gene encoding 2,3-diketo-5-methylthiopentyl-1-phosphate enolase → MSGVSALYQLYGKPGSFEKKADGIALGLTIGSWTDLPLLEQEQLKKHKGLVVSIIEFEHILHPQKSDQIKAEIKINYPSANFSADLPAILTTVFGKLSLDGEVKLLDLEFSPELLAKFPGPRFGIDSIRDQLGVYNRPLIMSIFKGVIGRDIHYLAEQLRHQALGGIDLVKDDEILFENPLTPFEKRITTAQEVLRQVYEETGNRTMYAVNLSGRTSELKAKAQKAKELGADAILLNVHAYGLDVLQELSEDNNIQLPIMAHPAYSGAFTSSPFYGVATPLLLGKLTRYAGADFSLFPSPYGSVALEKTTALSLGEELTKASAVKRTFPVPSAGIHPGLVPLLMADYGIDSIINAGGGVHGHPKGAIGGVLAFKQAVAAVLEEVPLAEAAEQHAELKIALELWG, encoded by the coding sequence ATGAGTGGAGTGTCAGCGCTTTACCAACTGTATGGTAAGCCCGGTTCTTTTGAAAAAAAAGCGGACGGTATTGCTCTTGGTTTAACCATAGGATCCTGGACAGACTTACCATTACTAGAACAAGAACAATTAAAAAAACATAAAGGTCTTGTAGTTTCGATTATTGAATTCGAGCATATTCTACATCCACAGAAATCAGATCAAATCAAAGCAGAAATTAAAATAAATTATCCTAGTGCCAATTTTTCAGCAGATCTTCCTGCTATTTTAACTACAGTATTTGGGAAACTATCGTTAGACGGTGAAGTGAAGCTTCTTGACTTAGAATTTTCTCCAGAGCTTTTGGCTAAGTTTCCAGGACCAAGGTTTGGAATCGATAGCATCCGGGACCAACTAGGGGTGTATAATCGCCCACTTATCATGAGTATATTCAAAGGAGTAATTGGTCGGGATATTCATTACTTAGCAGAACAGCTTCGACATCAGGCTCTCGGTGGAATCGATCTCGTAAAAGACGATGAAATTCTTTTTGAAAATCCACTCACTCCTTTTGAAAAACGTATTACAACTGCTCAAGAAGTATTGCGCCAAGTGTATGAAGAAACCGGAAATCGGACAATGTATGCCGTGAATCTATCTGGCCGAACATCTGAATTGAAAGCAAAAGCACAAAAAGCGAAGGAGCTTGGCGCTGATGCAATACTATTAAATGTTCATGCATATGGACTAGATGTACTGCAAGAATTATCAGAAGACAATAATATCCAATTACCTATAATGGCTCATCCTGCTTATAGTGGTGCATTCACTTCTTCTCCATTTTATGGGGTTGCAACTCCGCTTCTGCTTGGTAAATTGACACGTTATGCGGGGGCAGATTTTTCATTATTTCCTTCCCCTTACGGAAGTGTTGCACTTGAAAAAACAACCGCTCTTTCCCTAGGAGAAGAATTGACGAAAGCAAGTGCAGTGAAACGAACTTTCCCGGTCCCATCAGCAGGTATTCATCCTGGTTTAGTCCCTCTTTTAATGGCCGACTATGGAATCGATAGTATTATCAATGCTGGTGGTGGAGTACATGGTCATCCCAAAGGTGCGATTGGAGGAGTACTCGCTTTTAAACAAGCGGTAGCAGCAGTGCTTGAAGAAGTTCCTCTTGCAGAAGCAGCGGAACAGCATGCTGAATTAAAAATAGCATTGGAACTATGGGGGTAA
- a CDS encoding 2-hydroxy-3-keto-5-methylthiopentenyl-1-phosphate phosphatase, with protein MNKLVIFCDFDGTITNKDNIISIMKQFAPPEYLPIKENILGQRQSIREGVAEMFALLPVSLKDQLISYLLEHAQIRDGFADFVSYTRKNNIPLYIVSGGIDFFVEPMLERFGPFSGIYCNESDFSGENIQIKFPYGCDEQCTSQGCGCCKPSIIRKLKGSDALSIVIGDSITDLEAAKLADVVIARDFLIEKCEELHISYEPFENFRDVINTIDTRLGTPL; from the coding sequence ATGAATAAACTAGTCATCTTTTGTGATTTTGATGGCACAATTACAAATAAAGACAATATTATCTCCATCATGAAACAGTTTGCTCCTCCTGAATACTTGCCGATTAAGGAGAATATTTTAGGACAACGACAATCTATTCGTGAAGGTGTAGCAGAAATGTTTGCTCTATTACCTGTTTCCTTAAAAGATCAACTTATTTCTTATTTGCTCGAGCATGCACAAATTCGTGATGGGTTTGCTGATTTCGTTTCTTATACAAGAAAAAACAACATCCCACTTTATATCGTTAGTGGTGGAATTGATTTTTTTGTCGAGCCGATGCTTGAGAGATTCGGCCCATTTTCTGGTATCTATTGTAATGAATCGGATTTTTCAGGGGAAAACATTCAAATCAAATTCCCATATGGCTGTGATGAACAATGTACAAGCCAAGGTTGTGGTTGCTGTAAACCTTCAATTATTCGTAAGCTTAAAGGAAGTGATGCTTTAAGTATAGTAATTGGTGATTCCATTACAGATCTTGAAGCAGCCAAATTGGCTGACGTTGTCATTGCTCGAGACTTTCTCATTGAAAAATGCGAGGAATTACATATTTCATATGAACCTTTTGAAAACTTCCGAGATGTTATAAACACTATTGATACAAGGTTAGGTACACCACTATGA
- a CDS encoding methylthioribulose 1-phosphate dehydratase translates to MTTFTNKWEALADIKDELAARDWFMGTSGNLAIKVSDTPIEFLVTASGKDKYKRTSEDFLLVNASGIPVQNIDLKPSAETLLHCAIYSTTSAGCSLHVHTVANNVISELYGEQGKIDFQGQELIKAFGMWEEDDILTIPIIPNHTHIPYLAEEFKSHIHANKGAVLIRNHGITVWGKDGFEAKKLLEACEFLFQYQLTLRQIQSI, encoded by the coding sequence ATGACAACATTCACAAATAAGTGGGAAGCGTTAGCGGATATAAAAGACGAACTAGCCGCGCGTGATTGGTTTATGGGGACAAGTGGAAATTTAGCTATAAAAGTCAGTGACACTCCAATTGAGTTTTTAGTTACTGCTAGCGGAAAAGATAAGTACAAGAGAACTTCAGAAGATTTTTTACTCGTAAATGCAAGTGGAATTCCAGTCCAAAATATAGATCTTAAGCCATCAGCTGAAACATTACTACATTGTGCTATCTATTCGACGACCTCTGCTGGATGTAGTCTTCACGTGCACACAGTTGCGAATAACGTTATTTCCGAATTGTACGGTGAGCAAGGTAAAATTGATTTTCAAGGTCAAGAGCTTATTAAAGCTTTTGGAATGTGGGAGGAAGACGATATACTCACTATCCCAATCATTCCAAACCATACCCATATTCCATATTTAGCTGAGGAATTTAAGTCACATATACATGCCAACAAAGGTGCAGTATTAATTCGTAATCATGGTATTACCGTTTGGGGTAAAGATGGTTTCGAAGCTAAGAAGCTGCTGGAAGCTTGTGAGTTTTTATTTCAATATCAATTAACATTACGTCAAATACAATCAATATAA